From the genome of Phreatobacter cathodiphilus, one region includes:
- the gatA gene encoding Asp-tRNA(Asn)/Glu-tRNA(Gln) amidotransferase subunit GatA, with product MADLTQLTIAEAREGLTHKTFSATDLTEAYLAAMEKGRKLNAYVLETPEKALEMAAASDARIAKGEAGPLEGIPIGVKDLFCTKGVRTTACSNILGNFVPPYESTVTSNLWRDGAVMLGKLNNDEFAMGSSNETSCFPGPINPWRRQGSNVGAGSGAVEGTYLVPGGSSGGSSAAVAAMLCAGATATDTGGSIRQPAALTGTVGIKPTYGRVSRWGIVAFASSLDQAGPIARDVTDAAMLLRSFAGADAKDTTCVDRDVPDYVAAVGKSIKDMTIGIPREYRIDGMPAEIQKLWDEGAEILKEAGANIVEISLPHTKYALPAYYIVAPAEASSNLARYDGVRYGLREPGKDIVELYEKTRAKGFGKEVRRRIMIGTYVLSAGYYDAYYVRAQKLRTLIKQDFEQAYASGVDAILTPATPSAAFGIGEKGSADPVEMYLQDIFTVTVNMAGLPGIAVPAGLDNQGLPLGLQLIGRAFDEETLFSVASVIEKAKGRFPVSDRWWG from the coding sequence GTGGCCGACCTGACCCAGCTGACCATCGCCGAGGCCCGCGAGGGCCTGACGCACAAGACGTTTTCGGCCACCGACCTGACTGAGGCCTATCTCGCCGCCATGGAGAAGGGCCGCAAACTCAACGCCTATGTGCTGGAGACGCCCGAGAAGGCGCTGGAGATGGCGGCGGCCTCCGACGCCCGCATCGCCAAGGGCGAGGCCGGGCCCCTCGAGGGCATTCCGATCGGGGTGAAGGACCTGTTCTGCACCAAGGGCGTGCGCACCACCGCCTGCTCGAACATCCTCGGCAACTTCGTGCCGCCCTACGAATCGACCGTCACCAGCAACCTGTGGCGCGACGGCGCGGTGATGCTCGGCAAGCTCAACAACGACGAGTTCGCCATGGGCTCGTCCAACGAGACGAGCTGCTTCCCCGGCCCGATCAATCCGTGGCGCCGCCAGGGCTCCAACGTCGGCGCCGGTTCCGGCGCGGTCGAGGGCACCTATCTCGTCCCCGGCGGCTCCTCCGGCGGCTCCTCGGCGGCCGTCGCCGCCATGCTGTGCGCCGGCGCCACCGCGACCGATACGGGCGGGTCGATCCGCCAGCCGGCGGCGCTGACCGGGACGGTCGGCATCAAGCCGACCTATGGCCGCGTCTCGCGCTGGGGCATCGTGGCCTTCGCCTCTTCGCTCGACCAGGCGGGGCCGATCGCCCGCGACGTCACGGACGCCGCCATGCTGCTGCGCTCCTTCGCCGGCGCGGATGCCAAGGACACGACCTGCGTCGACCGGGACGTGCCGGATTACGTCGCGGCCGTTGGCAAGTCGATCAAGGACATGACGATCGGCATTCCCCGGGAATACCGCATCGACGGCATGCCGGCCGAAATCCAGAAGCTCTGGGACGAGGGCGCCGAAATCCTCAAGGAGGCCGGCGCCAACATCGTCGAGATCTCGCTGCCGCATACGAAATACGCGCTGCCCGCCTATTACATCGTGGCGCCGGCGGAGGCCTCGTCCAACCTCGCCCGCTACGACGGCGTGCGCTACGGCCTGCGCGAGCCCGGCAAGGACATCGTCGAGCTCTACGAGAAGACCCGCGCCAAGGGCTTCGGCAAGGAGGTCCGCCGCCGCATCATGATCGGCACCTACGTGCTCTCGGCCGGCTATTACGACGCCTATTACGTGCGCGCGCAGAAGCTGCGGACGCTGATCAAGCAGGATTTCGAACAGGCCTATGCCTCCGGCGTCGACGCCATCCTGACTCCGGCGACGCCCTCTGCCGCCTTCGGCATCGGCGAGAAGGGCTCGGCCGATCCGGTGGAGATGTATCTGCAGGACATCTTCACGGTGACCGTGAACATGGCGGGCCTGCCGGGCATCGCCGTGCCCGCCGGCCTCGACAATCAGGGCCTGCCCCTCGGCCTCCAGCTCATCGGACGCGCCTTCGACGAGGAGACGCTGTTCTCGGTGGCGAGCGTGATCGAGAAGGCCAAGGGCCGCTTCCCCGTCTCGGACCGCTGGTGGGGATGA
- a CDS encoding sigma-70 family RNA polymerase sigma factor: MVAVSVDLKDALARCAGGDKAALRMIYDSECASMIGVAARIVKRRELAEEVVQEVFVKIWRNAHRYDPGLGPAKAWIYAIVRNQAINTLRSGRREDLVDEVPEDAGSAVEAYAAAERLPDGNALRRCLEGLEARRRTSLLMAYVDGFSHGEIAGRLGLPLGTVKAWIRRSLLALRECMG, translated from the coding sequence ATGGTTGCGGTCAGCGTCGATCTCAAGGACGCCCTCGCGCGCTGCGCGGGCGGCGACAAGGCTGCCCTCAGGATGATCTATGACAGCGAATGCGCATCGATGATCGGGGTCGCGGCGCGCATCGTGAAGCGCCGGGAGCTCGCCGAGGAGGTCGTGCAGGAGGTCTTCGTCAAGATCTGGCGCAACGCCCACCGCTACGATCCCGGCCTCGGGCCGGCGAAGGCCTGGATCTACGCCATCGTCCGCAACCAGGCGATCAACACCCTGCGCAGCGGCAGGCGCGAGGACCTCGTCGACGAGGTGCCGGAGGACGCCGGCTCGGCCGTCGAGGCCTATGCCGCCGCCGAGCGCCTGCCCGACGGAAACGCCCTGCGCCGCTGCCTCGAGGGGCTGGAGGCGCGCCGCCGCACCAGCCTGCTCATGGCCTATGTCGACGGCTTCTCCCACGGCGAGATCGCCGGCCGCCTCGGCCTGCCGCTCGGCACGGTCAAGGCCTGGATTCGCCGGTCGCTGCTGGCGCTCAGGGAGTGCATGGGATGA
- the gatC gene encoding Asp-tRNA(Asn)/Glu-tRNA(Gln) amidotransferase subunit GatC — MSVDQATVRRIAHLARIAVTDEEVPHLQDELNAILAFVEQLNEVDVTDVEPMTSVTPMAMKKRQDVVSDGGIADLIVANAPEREGHFFAVPKVVE; from the coding sequence ATGTCCGTCGATCAGGCGACCGTCCGGCGCATCGCGCATCTCGCGCGCATTGCCGTGACCGACGAGGAGGTGCCGCACCTCCAGGATGAACTCAACGCCATCCTCGCCTTCGTCGAGCAGCTCAACGAGGTCGACGTCACCGATGTCGAGCCGATGACCTCGGTGACGCCCATGGCGATGAAGAAGCGCCAGGACGTGGTGAGCGACGGCGGCATCGCCGACCTGATCGTCGCCAACGCGCCGGAGCGCGAGGGCCATTTCTTCGCCGTTCCCAAGGTCGTGGAGTAA